TCGAGGAAGCAGTGCAAGAAAGTGTTGATAATGGAAATCTATCTAAACAGGATAAGCCCCTAGTTATCGACATTCTAAAGGGTGCCAAGCCCCTTAAAGATACAGATAAAAACAAGGTTAAAGAAGCTGTTAGCAAAGCTAGGAATCAATTAGAAAAGCTTGCAATACAGGTTGTAGAGGGAGAGCTTGGTGTAACTCAACGATACATCCGTGACGCTCTTAGAAAGAAAGCCAAACCTGTCACTAAGGACGTTATTAAACCAATGACTAGCAAGACCGTTGCTATGGATTTCAAGAAGAACACCAAAACAAGAATTAATAATGTTGTTGAAAAGCTCATCCAAATAAATGACGTAGACCAGTGTGAAAGCAAGATTGCCGAACTTAATGCGATACTCGATAAGTTCGAAGAAAGTGTGACAAACTAATCTATAAGCGTGTCTATGTGATTATACCGCTACGCGGTTGTGCCGACTGCGTCGTCACCATTACTTTTCAAACTTAAAGTCTCTATTAAGAAGTACACTATATTTGAATTTGAAATGCCACAAACCATTACGTTGGTATGTGATTAGTCGGTCACTCGTCCCTCGTTCCCTCTGTCGCTTTGCGACACAGTGTTAATCTCATTGAATGGAGTCTTTTTAAACGTGGTGACGATTGAGCGAGGAACGAGCGATTGAGTGCGCGCCAGCGCTAATGCTGCATACCAGAAAGTGTCCATAATCAACTCTTATAAGTACTATATAGGGTTGGTCAGGGACACTTTCTGAAATACCATTACGTTGGTATGTGATTAGTCGGTCACTCGTCCCTCGTTCCCTCTGTCGCTTTGCGACGCAATTCTAATTTCATATTAATGAAGTCTTTTTAAACGTGAACCATTAGTTATTTGGGGTTAAATTATTGATTCATATGCATTATTCACGTTGAAATGTACTTATTTTGTCGCGAAATGTACTTATTCTGTCATTGTATAAATACTGGTATCAAAGTTTACCACCCACAGAAACCGTGGGATAATAAGTCTTGTTGGTAAGCATCAACATTAACAGTTAGGTATGACTGACCTCATACTTGATAATTCTTAGAGACACCTTTCTAGTCAACTGGTGTTTTTGAAATTCCGTTTGAGCTCCTACTTTTTAGTAGGTGTCTCTAAGGGTTATCAACTGTTCATTAAACGGAATTTAAAATGACCAAGTCAACACACGTGTTAGACGTGTTTCAGAACAACCAATACATCCCACGGAAGGGGTGGAATCTCAAGAATTTCAAGGTACAGGACAAGGACAACATCGTCCCACTCCATGACCCTAAATCGTACAAAAGGTGTCAACAACCCATCTATAAAGAATTACGAGAAATCAATTTCCCTCGTAATAGCAATGTACGACTATACGAAAAGTTGAAAGCTATCTGTAGCCTACATAAATGTTGGTTTAAAGTTATTACCAAAGGTAAGCACCTTAGAATATACGTACTAAATCCTGATAGTTGGGAAATCAATTTCTTTCATTACACCAAGAATAAAATATCTCATTTTAATGGAATTGCTCATTTCACAGAGAGTAGTCACAAACTATACGTCGCACAGGAGACCATTTTGAAGAATACAAATAAAAGAGTTTTGCCACTCAAGAAGAATGCGAACCTAGAAGAAAATACCGCTCATAATAATGAGATGGCTGACGTGATTAATGAGCTAACTGCCGAGGTTGCAGAACTCAAAGCGTTGATTGCTGAGTCTAATGTGAGCGCGTAGGTATATTAGGAAACGAAAAACCCCCGAACCTCTTAATTGAGATTCGGGGGTTTTTCTTTTGTATAACGAGTCTTTCCTAGCGGGGAGTTGGTCGCTCTACAATAGTATTTAGTAGGTATAAGGTTTGGTAGTAAGCTCGTAATCATTAAGCTCTACGTGCTTATAATCCCCTATATTATCTATTACGTGGGAATAGTGATTTTCTATCATCTCAACGCTTGTGCCGCATCGCCTAGCGATTTCAGCGAGATTATTACCTCGTTGAATGCTTGCAGTAATAAACGTGTGCCTCAAGCTGTACAGCGTCTTGTCTGATAACGAATCTAGCTTTAAGAATGCTTTCATCTGAGTAAATGTTTTCTCATAGGTCGGGAATTTACCATTCACAAAGAAGACGTTCACATCTTGTTTTTGTAAGTATGCTAAAACCTTATTAGTGTCGGTGCTTTCTGTATAGTCGATATCGAAAAGGTTGTGTATGTTAGCTGCCCGTATGATTGCATTGATAGCTATATTGTTAAGATAAACTAGCCTATTACGTTTCTTGCTATTCTTGATTTTTCCTTTTGATATTCGTACATAGACCTTTTCATTTTCAACGACGATATCACTAAACTTGAATTTCATTTCCTCGCCAGCACGAATGCCAGTGTTAACTAAAACCCTAATGTAGTTGTACATCATTGCTCTAACATCAGTCGTTTTGTAGTTGCGTGAACTATCTACAAACGAATCATAATTATCATAGATTTCTGATAGTTCATCGGTTGTGATTTGCTCTCTTACCTCTACGTTTTTTGTCTCGACTTTTGGGAATGGCGGAATAGAAATCACAACATCATTGATAAGAGCCTCATTGAATGCCATTTTGATTGCACCTTGGTGAGTTCTTAACTGTGTAAGCGATAGGGTGGGTTGTTCGCGGAAGTACTTAATAAAACTACCTTGTGTAATTTTAGTAATATTCTGCTTGCCGAAGTAGGGGATAAGGTGGGTTGTTAGAACTCTGATATAGTCTTTGTGAATCGGTTTACTCGTCTTACTTTCTTGCATATGACGGATAGCTAGATTCGCAAACTTTTGGAATTTGTGGTGTGTTACGAAGTCCATGCCGTTATCCTGCATTCCCTCGATTGTATATTTTAGCTTGTACGCAAAATCAGTAGCTTTTTGTAAGTCCGTTGTTTTGGTACTGCGTCTAATTTCATTCTTATTGTTAGATTCTCTATAGACAGCATACCAGTAAGGACTACGCTTTATTTTCGTTAGATACAGACGTTCATTTATAACCATTTCTACACACCGTGACGTGATAACTATTCGTGATAACTTTGAATGTATAGTAATTTCACCTTTAAGTACAGTGAGTTATAAATGCGCATTCAATTCAAAATCCGTTGCCTTCGGGCGTGGCGGTTCAAGTCCGCCTACCGGTACCATATTTAAATGATAAAGCCTCGACGAAAGTCGGGGCTTTGTTGTATCTGGGGTATAGGAAGTGTTGCCTTCGTGATGGCGGCATGAAGGTTTCTTCAATCAGACGGATCTATATGTGTCACTCCTAAATCCCATAGTTTCCCTTAGCTATTCGATCTGATAATGAATTAATTATCTTAAATCATGATGTTACCTGACATTCTCCCTTCTATTGTCTATGTTTAAAGGACTAACAGAGGAGAGAAATATGCTGACAGTAACCCCTTACTTATTTTTTGATGGTCGTTGTAGTGAAGCATTGGATTTTTATCATAAGTGTTTTGGTGGTGTGGTTTTATCTAAGCAACTTTTTAGTGATGCACCACAGGCAGTCGAGGGGGCTCAACCTGATTGGGTGATGCATGCTGAGTTTGAAGCGTTTGGTATGAATCTGATGATGTCTGATGGTGTTAAGGCAAGGGAACTCGAAGGGAATAACCTTGCACTCTCTCTTGTTACTGAAGACACCGTGACTCAAGAGCAAATCTTTGAAAATCTTAAGCAGGGTGGGCGTGTGATGACTCCTCTAGCGGACACTTTTTGGGGATCTCGGTTTGGTAAGGTTGAAGATAAGTTTGGTATACGTTGGATGATACATTGCGATTCTTTAAATTGAACCTGTGAAATTGGATAGTGAAATTGCTGCTTGGTTTTATTAGAATTATAAATAGAGATTAATCATCAATATTATATAAAAATGGGCAGCATAAAGATTACCGTAGACCGCATTCAGCCCGGTCTGCATATACGACTCCCCGTAAAATGGAATGAACACCCATTTTTATTCAACAGCTTTAAAATCAAAGATGAAGCTCAAGTAAAAGTCATTCGACATCTTGGGATTAAGCACGTCTATATAAACCTGAGTCAAAGTGATACCTCACCTTTACCTGTTAATCACTTAGGTGAACAAGAAGTCGATATTGATTCACAGGTAAGTCTTGAAACGGAAAGAATGTGGAAAGATAAGCATGAGCGTATCGAAATCCTTAGCTCTTACCGCCGCAGGGTGAGTCATTGCGAGAGAGAGTTTGAACGTTCGCTTGCTCGAATGCGCTCTGTGATGGCTAAGATCCGTAACAGACCTTTAGATGCGGTGGGGGAGGTAAAGGCTCTTGTTGACGATATCGTTGAAACTCTAGTGAGCGATGATAACGTCACCTTGCATCTTATGAATGCTAAAGCGGATTTCGAAGACATTTACTTTCATACTCTAAATGTTTCGGTTGTTGCACTGATGATAGGTAAGGCCAAAGGCTATAACACACAGCAATTGAAAGACCTCTCATTCGCAGCGTTGTTTCACGATGTAGGTAAAATCAAAATACCAGTCGCGATACTAAGAAAGCAGAGTGCCCTTACAGTCCCTGAAGAGAACTACCTGAAGCTTCACACCAAATACGGTGCGGACATCGTTGCGGGAATTGATGACTTTCCGGAAAATGCTAAAAAGGTGATCGCTCAACATCATGAGATGAATGATGGCTCTGGTTACCCAGAGGGCTTAAAAGAACATGAGATTGATGAGTTTGCCAAGATAGTCGCAGTGGCTAATGCATTCGATAACCTTTGCCATGGTAAAACTCAATCTCAACAAATGATCCCGTATTTGGCTCTGTCCCATCTATATAAGAGCTGCAAACATCTATATAGCCAAGATAACTTGGGGCTGTTGGTTAAGTTCATGGGGGTCTACCCACCAGGAACCGTAGTACAACTTTCAAATGACTCAATTGGGATTGTGATATCCGTTAACGCTAAACATATGCTTTATCCAAATGTACTTATCTATGATCCTAGCGTGCCAAGAACCCAAGCCCCGATCATTGACCTTTTTATTAAAGAGATCAAAATCGTTAATGCCGTTCATCCAAGCAGGTTACCTGAACAAGTTCGAGAATATCTAAGCCCTAGGGCTCGTTTATCTTACTTTTTTGATAGAGGAGAGTAGTTATCCACAGGTCGTTGTGGGTAATCTGTTCGGAACTTGGGGTGAAAGTGGTATAAACAAGCTCTTGGTTGAAATGTCTTCGCTTAACCTCTTTTTTCAATAAAAAACGCATTTATTGCTTGCCAATATGAGCGGCATCTCTATAATGCCGCCTCACTGACACGGTAGACGCCACAAGGCTTCAACGAAGAATGTTAGTAAGGCAACTAGCTTTAAGTGATAATTCGCTCCTACTTTTAGAAAGTAGAAATTAATTTTTAAAAGTGTTTGACACTGAGAATTAAATCGCTAGAATGGCCGCCTCTTACGAAGTGATGTAAGTCACAACGAAGAGAAGCTCTTTAACAATTTAAACCTATCAATCTGTGTGGGCACTCGTTGATGAATATCAAAACGTTTTATCTTCCCTTTTTATTAAGAGAAGTAAAACAGATTCCTCGGAATCAACTTTGGTTTCAATGAACTGGGTGACCAATACGAATAACGACTTTCTCTTGTAGAAAGAAGATATTTGGCACAGTCAATTCATTATCTTTCTGTTGGAAAGATAATAGCTTTAGAATTACTTTTTGTAGTTTTGAAGTCAGTATTCATTGAGCCGACAAAATCTTAAATTGAAGAGTTTGATCATGGCTCAGATTGAACGCTGGCGGCAGGCCTAACACATGCAAGTCGAGCGGAAACGACACTAACAATCCTTCGGGTGCGTTAATGGGCGTCGAGCGGCGGACGGGTGAGTAATGCCTAGGAAATTGCCTTGATGTGGGGGATAACCATTGGAAACGATGGCTAATACCGCATAATGCCTACGGGCCAAAGA
The Vibrio kanaloae genome window above contains:
- a CDS encoding ParB/RepB/Spo0J family partition protein; this encodes MKQITVNVADLVVGKRQRPVSKDKVNELAKSIHTIGMIYPIIVQKDGITIVAGAHRLEALKLLEHDTVRVNVIGNDADAKLIEVDENLKRSELTFAQKKEHIKTRIPEIISKMQISIFEEAVQESVDNGNLSKQDKPLVIDILKGAKPLKDTDKNKVKEAVSKARNQLEKLAIQVVEGELGVTQRYIRDALRKKAKPVTKDVIKPMTSKTVAMDFKKNTKTRINNVVEKLIQINDVDQCESKIAELNAILDKFEESVTN
- a CDS encoding HD-GYP domain-containing protein translates to MGSIKITVDRIQPGLHIRLPVKWNEHPFLFNSFKIKDEAQVKVIRHLGIKHVYINLSQSDTSPLPVNHLGEQEVDIDSQVSLETERMWKDKHERIEILSSYRRRVSHCEREFERSLARMRSVMAKIRNRPLDAVGEVKALVDDIVETLVSDDNVTLHLMNAKADFEDIYFHTLNVSVVALMIGKAKGYNTQQLKDLSFAALFHDVGKIKIPVAILRKQSALTVPEENYLKLHTKYGADIVAGIDDFPENAKKVIAQHHEMNDGSGYPEGLKEHEIDEFAKIVAVANAFDNLCHGKTQSQQMIPYLALSHLYKSCKHLYSQDNLGLLVKFMGVYPPGTVVQLSNDSIGIVISVNAKHMLYPNVLIYDPSVPRTQAPIIDLFIKEIKIVNAVHPSRLPEQVREYLSPRARLSYFFDRGE
- a CDS encoding VOC family protein; amino-acid sequence: MLTVTPYLFFDGRCSEALDFYHKCFGGVVLSKQLFSDAPQAVEGAQPDWVMHAEFEAFGMNLMMSDGVKARELEGNNLALSLVTEDTVTQEQIFENLKQGGRVMTPLADTFWGSRFGKVEDKFGIRWMIHCDSLN
- a CDS encoding site-specific integrase, whose translation is MVINERLYLTKIKRSPYWYAVYRESNNKNEIRRSTKTTDLQKATDFAYKLKYTIEGMQDNGMDFVTHHKFQKFANLAIRHMQESKTSKPIHKDYIRVLTTHLIPYFGKQNITKITQGSFIKYFREQPTLSLTQLRTHQGAIKMAFNEALINDVVISIPPFPKVETKNVEVREQITTDELSEIYDNYDSFVDSSRNYKTTDVRAMMYNYIRVLVNTGIRAGEEMKFKFSDIVVENEKVYVRISKGKIKNSKKRNRLVYLNNIAINAIIRAANIHNLFDIDYTESTDTNKVLAYLQKQDVNVFFVNGKFPTYEKTFTQMKAFLKLDSLSDKTLYSLRHTFITASIQRGNNLAEIARRCGTSVEMIENHYSHVIDNIGDYKHVELNDYELTTKPYTY